CACAGGTCGGCGTGATGTTGCCATTCAGTCGCAAGCATGAGTCTGAGGCTGACGAAATTGGAATGGAACTGATGTCAAAGGCGGGGTTTGAACCGCAACAAGCCGTAAGGTTGTGGGAGTTGATGGCAGAGAATTCGCAAGGAAGTGGTCCCGAGTTGCTCTCGACACATCCAGCCCCCGAAAGCCGTATTGAAGATTTGAGCGGCCAAGTTCCGTCAGCACTGCCTTACTATCAAGAGCGCAGACAACAAGGGGCGTTGCCGCAATGTGAGAAACCTGAATTGGTCGAAAGAGCCGCGACATCCGAGCCAGAGACAACCAAAGCGAAAGGTGGAAAATAAGGAATGAGCTACGCATGTTGAAAATTGCATTGGTCGGCGCAACGGGGCGTATGGGAACGCGTGTTGCCGAACAGCTATTACTTGCAGAGAATGCTGAATTAATTGCTGTAATAACCCACGACGATTCAGCTTGGGTAGATAAACCATACCGCGAAGTATTGCTAAAGCACGGGGTTGCCGTTGAAGCAAAAAGTTTAAGAGTCAGTTCTGACTTTACGCAACTGCGGCAAGCCGATGTGGTGATTGATTTTGCGACGGCTCAAGGTATTGCGAAAAGAGTGGAATTTTACGCTCAATTGAGAAAACCAATAGTACTTTGCACCACTGGACTTAACGAATCGACGCTCGCGTCGGTAAAGGCATTAAGCCAAGAAATACCGATGGTGGTAGCACCGAATACGAGTGTGGGAATGAACCTACTCGCGACTTTGGTTGCGACCGCTAGTGCTGCGATGGGCGCAGATGCTGATATTGAGATATTGGAAGCGCATCACACGAAGAAGCAGGATGCACCATCGGGTTCAGCGATTCTCTTGGGCGAAGCGGCTGCGCAAGCACGAGGGCAGCAACTCAAGGATGTTGCAGCTTACGACCGAAATGGTCAAGATGAACTGCACCAGAAGGGCTCAATTGGGTTCGCTACG
This genomic interval from Idiomarinaceae bacterium HL-53 contains the following:
- a CDS encoding dihydrodipicolinate reductase, with amino-acid sequence MLKIALVGATGRMGTRVAEQLLLAENAELIAVITHDDSAWVDKPYREVLLKHGVAVEAKSLRVSSDFTQLRQADVVIDFATAQGIAKRVEFYAQLRKPIVLCTTGLNESTLASVKALSQEIPMVVAPNTSVGMNLLATLVATASAAMGADADIEILEAHHTKKQDAPSGSAILLGEAAAQARGQQLKDVAAYDRNGQDELHQKGSIGFATIRGGDIVGEHTVFVIAGGERLELTHRVSSRNTFATGAIRAAHWVAGRPAGFYEMKDVLGLDEKR